The Papaver somniferum cultivar HN1 chromosome 3, ASM357369v1, whole genome shotgun sequence genome includes a region encoding these proteins:
- the LOC113355908 gene encoding DEAD-box ATP-dependent RNA helicase 35-like, translating to MASTVEIEEDDDYEEYIPVKKRRLMEAQKILQRKGGKTAVLGEGDVEESKLAENKPSLLVKASQLKRDLPEITPIEQKVQEEKEMIEHLSDRKTLMSVRELAKGITYTEPLETGWKPPLPIRRMSPKDCDLIRKQWHILVDGDQVPPPIKTFKDMRFPEPVLKKLKEKGIVQPTPIQVQGLPVILSGRDMIGIAFTGSGKTLVFVLPLIMIAIQEEIMMPIVPGEGPFCLVICPSRELARQTFDVVEEFLVPLKEQGYPEIRPLLCIGGIDMRSQLEVVKKGVHIVVATPGRLKDMLAKKKMNLDNCRYLTLDEADRLVDLGFEDDIREVFDHFKSQRQTLLFSATMPTKIQNFARSALVKPVTVNVGRAGAANLDVIQEVEYVKQEAKIVYLLECLQKTPPPVLIFCENKADVDDIHEYLLLKGVEAVAIHGGKDQEEREYAISSFKASKKDVLVATDVASKGLDFPDIQHVINYDMPAEIENYVHRIGRTGRCGKTGIATTFINKNQSETTLLDLKHLLQEAKQRIPPVLAELDDPMDNGPDITDLSGVKGCAYCGGLGHRISDCPKLEHQKSQSIANSRRDYFGSGGYRGEV from the exons ATGGCATCAACAGTTGAGATagaggaagatgatgattatgaagaataTATACCTGTGAAGAAAAGGAGATTAATGGAAGCTCAGAAAATTCTTCAAAGGAAAGGTGGTAAAACGGCAGTACTCGGAGAGGGAGATGTTGAGGAATCAAAGCTTGCGGAAAATAAGCCAAGTCTTTTAGTTAAGGCATCTCAGCTGAAACGTGATCTTCCAGAGATAACCCCAATTGAGCAGAAAGTTCAAGAAGAGAAGGAAATGATTGAACACCTCTCTGATCGTAAAACACTGATGTCTGTTCGGGAATTAGCTAAAGGAATTACTTATACTGAGCCATTGGAGACTGGGTGGAAACCGCCGTTACCCATAAGAAGGATGTCTCCAAAAGACTGTGATTTGATTCGAAAACAGTGGCACATACTTGTTGATGGTGATCAAGTGCCTCCACCAATTAAAACATTTAAAGACATGAGATTTCCGGAACCAGTTctaaagaaattgaaagaaaaagggATTGTACAACCAACTCCGATTCAGGTCCAAGGGCTTCCCGTTATCTTATCTGGAAGGGATATGATAGGAATCGCTTTTACAGGGTCTGGGAAGACATTAGTTTTTGTGCTTCCGTTGATTATGATTGCGATACAAGAAGAAATCATGATGCCAATTGTACCTGGAGAAGGCCCATTTTGTTTGGTAATTTGCCCCTCAAGAGAACTTGCTAGGCAGACTTTTGACGTGGTGGAAGAGTTTCTAGTCCCATTGAAGGAGCAAGGGTACCCTGAAATAAGGCCTTTGTTGTGTATCGGTGGCATTGATATGAGATCACAGTTGGAGGTGGTAAAAAAGGGAGTGCATATTGTGGTTGCCACTCCTGGGAGATTGAAGGACATGCTGGCaaagaagaaaatgaatcttGACAATTGCAG gTACTTGACATTAGATGAAGCTGATCGATTGGTAGATTTGGGATTTGAAGATGACATAAGAGAAGTGTTTGACCACTTTAAATCACAGAGGCAAACTCTTCTTTTTTCCGCCACCATGCCCACAAAGATCCAGAACTTCGCAAGAAGTGCTCTTGTTAAACCAGTGACGGTTAATGTTGGACGAGCTGGAGCTGCAAATCTGGATGTCATACAAGAAGTAGAATATGTGAAGCAGGAGGCTAAGATTGTTTACCTTCTTGAGTGCCTTCAAAAGACCCCACCTCCTGTACTGATTTTCTGTGAGAACAAAGCCGATGTGGATGATATCCACGAATATCTTCTTTTGAAAGGAGTTGAGGCAGTGGCCATTCATGGAGGGAAAGATCAAGAGGAGAGAGAATATGCAATTTCTTCTTTTAAAGCAAGCAAAAAAGATGTGTTGGTGGCTACTGACGTTGCCTCCAAAGGGTTGGACTTTCCTGATATTCAACATGTGATCAACTATGACATGCCTGCGGAAATTGAGAACTATGTCCATAGGATTGGACGTACTGGACGGTGTGGAAAAACAGGTATTGCTACGACTTTCATAAACAAGAACCAAAGTGAAACTACTCTTCTTGATCTGAAGCATCTCTTGCAAGAAGCGAAGCAGAGGATTCCTCCAGTTCTTGCAGAACTTGACGATCCAATGGACAATGGGCCTGACATTACTGATTTAAGTGGAGTTAAGGGTTGTGCTTACTGTGGTGGTCTAGGGCATCGTATCAGTGATTGTCCCAAGTTGGAGCATCAGAAGAGTCAGTCAATTGCAAATTCTAGAAGAGACTACTTTGGCTCTGGCGGCTACCGTGGGGAAGTCTGA